From a single Nymphaea colorata isolate Beijing-Zhang1983 chromosome 4, ASM883128v2, whole genome shotgun sequence genomic region:
- the LOC116253661 gene encoding non-specific phospholipase C2-like, with product MRVLLCQDTNLKSHSSSSLSCSLQSHRDLERERERMSTEISPPCPIKTVVVLVQENRSFDHMLGWMKSLNPEINGVTGQEWNPLSTTQPDSAKVYFGDQSEYVDPDPGHSFQAIREQVFGNNTDFSADPPPMNGFAQQAESMQKGMSETVMNGFLPNAVPVYKALVSEFAVCDRWFASVPASTQPNRLYVHSGTSHGMMSNETKKLVEGLPQRTIFESLDEAGFDFGIYYQYPPSTLFYRNLRKLKYVPKFHQFDLTFKRHCKEGKLPNYVVVEQRYFDLKLLPGNDDHPSHDVAEGQKFVKEVYEALRSSPQWNEILFIITYDEHGGFYDHVPTPVRGVPSPDDIVGQEPYNFRFDRLGVRVPTIMISPWIEKGIVVHGPTGPQPSSEFEHSSIPATVKKIFNLKDFLTKRDAWAGTFDHLVLTRTTPRDDCPETLPVPVKLRKEDAKEDAKLSEFQQELVQLAAQLNGDHKKDTYPDKLVEDMTVGQAVEYVQGAMKVFLDAYDQCRKNGMHESEIVTVHVLKKPKSKTFINKVFACFVCNNS from the exons ATGCGTGTGCTTCTCTGCCAAGACACCAACCTTAAATCCCACTCATCTTCTTCATTGTCTTGCAGCTTACAGAGCCacagagatctagagagagagagagagagaatgtctACTGAAATTAGTCCGCCATGTCCAATAAAGACCGTCGTCGTCCTGGTCCAGGAAAACCGATCCTTTGATCACATGCTTGGATGGATGAAGTCCTTGAATCCAGAGATCAATGGGGTCACTGGCCAGGAATGGAACCCACTTTCCACCACCCAGCCCGACTCGGCCAAGGTCTACTTCGGGGACCAGTCCGAGTACGTCGACCCCGACCCCGGCCACTCCTTCCAGGCCATCCGGGAGCAAGTCTTCGGCAACAACACCGATTTCTCAGCCGATCCGCCGCCGATGAACGGCTTCGCCCAGCAGGCCGAGTCGATGCAGAAGGGCATGTCCGAGACCGTGATGAATGGGTTTCTTCCCAATGCAGTACCGGTCTACAAGGCCCTCGTCTCGGAGTTTGCCGTCTGCGACCGGTGGTTCGCGTCCGTCCCGGCATCGACGCAGCCGAACCGGTTGTACGTGCACTCGGGGACGTCGCATGGCATGATGAGCAACGAGACGAAGAAGTTGGTCGAGGGCCTCCCGCAGCGAACAATCTTCGAGTCGTTGGACGAGGCGGGATTCGACTTCGGGATCTACTACCAGTACCCACCCTCAACCCTCTTCTATAGAAACCTCAGGAAATTGAAGTACGTACCCAAGTTTCACCAGTTCGACCTAACTTTCAAGAGGCACTGCAAAGAGGGGAAGCTCCCAAACTATGTGGTGGTTGAGCAGAGGTACTTTGATCTCAAATTGCTGCCTGGAAACGATGATCATCCCTCTCATGATGTTGCGGAAGGGCAGAAATTTGTGAAGGAAGTGTACGAGGCATTGAGATCCAGCCCTCAATGGAACGAaatcctcttcatcatcacctatGATGAGCATGGTGGCTTCTACGATCATGTGCCCACGCCGGTCCGGGGCGTGCCGAGCCCGGACGACATCGTCGGGCAGGAGCCGTACAATTTCCGGTTCGACCGGCTCGGAGTCCGCGTCCCTACCATCATGATCTCCCCTTGGATTGAGAAGGGAATTG TTGTTCATGGACCCACGGGGCCACAGCCTTCGTCTGAGTTCGAGCATTCCTCCATCCCTGCCACAGTCAAGAAGATTTTCAATCTCAAAGACTTCTTGACCAAGCGCGACGCCTGGGCTGGAACCTTCGACCACCTTGTTCTCACAAGAACAACTCCAAGGGATGACTGCCCAG AAACACTTCCGGTGCCGGTAAAGCTGAGAAAGGAAGATGCGAAAGAAGATGCAAAGCTCAGCGAATTCCAGCAAGAGTTGGTGCAACTGGCAGCCCAGCTGAACGGCGACCATAAGAAGGACACTTATCCGGACAAGTTGGTGGAGGACATGACCGTTGGTCAGGCCGTAGAGTATGTCCAAGGAGCCATGAAGGTGTTCCTGGACGCCTATGATCAATGCCGGAAAAATGGGATGCACGAATCGGAGATCGTCACCGTCCACGTTCTCAAGAAGCCAAAATCCAAGACCTTCATCAACAAAGTGTTTGCTTGTTTTGTGTGCAACAATTCTTAG
- the LOC116253662 gene encoding RING-H2 finger protein ATL29-like — translation MTPGRAHHHLLLLSFLVFGSFSAVSGDTNYIRHRHLSPASAPLPSLLTSTSSSDAPSRLFVTFVLVVFFMLGFISIYLCRLTIDLVILSSPGHHAQAHGNPSSDSDEPYDVGLHPKLIASFPIFPYSAVKEIRPDSPNLECAICLSEFEGEDVFRLLPTCGHGFHPDCIDGWLVSHCTCPVCRCNLNSDVEVRSTMPVFAEIRHGGRLSFKEEESRMLMQFHSARSSVLGPGAGGQMAGGSRPESSSYRRFSGMVAGNCLGDEEAGVPHR, via the coding sequence ATGACGCCGGGGAGAGCgcaccaccacctcctcctcctttctttcctcGTCTTCGGTTCCTTCTCGGCTGTTTCCGGCGATACCAACTACATTCGTCACCGTCACCTCTCGCCTGCGTCCGCCCCCTTGCCGTCCCTCTTGacttccacctcctcctccgaCGCGCCGTCCCGCCTCTTCGTCACATTTGTCCTCGTCGTCTTCTTCATGCTCGGTTTCATTTCCATCTACCTCTGCCGCCTCACCATCGACCTCGTCATCCTGTCGTCTCCGGGGCACCACGCCCAGGCGCACGGCAACCCCAGCAGCGACTCGGACGAGCCCTACGACGTCGGCCTCCACCCTAAGCTCATCGCCtcgttccccatcttcccttacTCTGCGGTGAAGGAAATCCGGCCAGACTCGCCAAACCTCGAGTGCGCGATATGCCTCTCCGAATTTGAAGGAGAAGACGTCTTCCGTCTGCTTCCAACCTGCGGTCACGGCTTCCATCCGGACTGCATCGACGGCTGGTTGGTCTCTCACTGCACCTGCCCTGTCTGCCGGTGCAACTTGAATTCCGACGTCGAGGTGCGGTCGACGATGCCGGTGTTTGCGGAGATACGGCACGGCGGGCGGCTGtcgttcaaggaggaagaaagcAGGATGCTGATGCAGTTTCACTCTGCACGAAGCAGCGTCTTAGGTCCTGGTGCTGGTGGGCAGATGGCGGGGGGCAGTCGGCCGGAATCCTCTTCCTACCGACGATTTTCTGGCATGGTTGCGGGGAATTGTTTAGGCGATGAGGAAGCCGGCGTGCCTCATCGATAA
- the LOC116253052 gene encoding monooxygenase 2 isoform X2: MNWELQIVSEASSLRFEGNCRMVIKSEEGRELRNFDFQHLGQEVRGVERRVLLETMASQLPSDAVCYASRLQAIHKNHMGETSLELEDGTRLATKVLIGCDGARSSVAKWMGFSNPSYVGHSAYRGLGMYPNGQLFNPKVHYIYGRGLRAGYVPLSPMKVYWFICFNSPSPVPKVKDPLLLKKEALDLVKNWPGELLDVIERTPEDTIVRTPLADRWLWPLISPQGSSDGVVLVGDAWHPMTPNLGQGACCALEDSIVLARKLASALAHGDAGSAHVNEALQAYTNERWRRIFPLTLRANLVGSLLQWENQVVCAIRNNIVIPKLVKLEPLLEHTNYDCGSLQTTEGLNAG; this comes from the exons GTAATTGCAGGATGGTTATTAAATCTGAAGAGGGCAGAGAACTGAGAAATTTTGACTTCCAGCATCTTGG CCAAGAAGTACGTGGTGTGGAACGAAGGGTCCTTTTGGAAACTATGGCAAGTCAGTTGCCCTCAGATGCTGTATGTTATGCATCTCGTTTGCAAGCTATTCACAAAAATCATATGGGTGAAACCTCCCTTGAACTTGAGGATGGCACAAGATTAGCCACAAAG GTGTTAATTGGTTGTGATGGAGCACGCTCATCAGTGGCAAAATGGATGGGATTCTCAAACCCATCATATGTTGGACACTCTGCATATCGTGGCCTTGGGATGTATCCCAATGGTCAGCTATTTAATCCAAAAGTTCACTACATCTATGGGAGAGGCTTACGTGCTGGTTATGTTCCATTATCGCCCATGAAAGTATATTGGTTCATCTGCTTCAACAGCCCATCACCAG TCCCGAAGGTTAAGGATCCATTACTACTTAAGAAGGAAGCTTTGGATCTAGTTAAGAATTGGCCTGGAGAGTTGTTGGATGTGATAGAGAGAACTCCTGAAGACACAATTGTCAGGACACCACTGGCAGACCGGTGGCTATGGCCATTAATCAGCCCACAGGGCTCATCAGATGGAGTGGTGCTGGTTGGAGATGCATGGCATCCAATGACACCCAACTTGGGCCAAGGTGCGTGTTGTGCATTAGAAGATTCAATTGTTCTAGCAAGGAAGCTGGCAAGTGCCCTTGCGCATGGCGATGCAGGTTCTGCACATGTGAACGAAGCATTGCAGGCATACACCAATGAAAGATGGCGGCGTATTTTCCCGCTGACGTTGCGCGCCAACCTCGTCGGCTCGCTATTGCAGTGGGAGAATCAAGTGGTATGTGCCATTAGGAACAACATAGTCATTCCTAAGCTGGTGAAGCTGGAACCTTTGCTGGAGCACACAAATTATGACTGTGGGTCTCTGCAGACGACTGAAGGCCTGAATGCTGGCTAG